Proteins encoded within one genomic window of Sphingomonas cannabina:
- a CDS encoding TonB-dependent receptor, whose product MKSLTLLRMSTALPVFALASISPMALAQVASDSSDQTATLPSDQEGNASDILVIGVRGSVEAASTKKKNAKQIVDSVVAEDAGKLPDNNVPEALSRVTGVQIDRERGQGQSVTIRGLSQVQTTINGNNTNLGTERSLNLADIPAELLKSVEVYKTRTADQVEGGVAGTVNVELRRPLDLKKGWTIAGSARGAYDEFAKKVSPYGSLLVGDRFETGIGELGFLVNGSWTKTFYRENYVESESPDTVCCEADPNSPLYNLPANLRNIVIPYRTQYGLESGHVTRPSVNVVLQWKPSDKLEFVLEGGYLGSREKRSIDKMWTLNREWNTQFSGIELMPDGQTISKLTIADPNGVRAYIEGTYNSLESNLYTTNFEANWKGDRAQLHFGAQYNWSNDSYYFVQQILRPQNLASATIDFVSNNYSRPIPSITLNGVDLDDVSVYGVDRFQDNAGDSKNKEFATQADLTLTLSNDSFLRSLQAGVRYNRRKVDRYYGYRDGFPRVNGVAAPLTALPGGDQAAMIGPDLDGSPQWYRIPGPVLLANITAVREYIQVTDPGNAERFASELPPSDQGQTFRSTENTFAAYAQLNYGLDVGFPIDGVIGLRAVNTWGVSNSFNYRISPAPENALIIEQATGRGNFMDYLPSVTSTLHFDSKTQLRLSYTTNVSRPSFYDLRPFYFVDPNAANPRVDAGNPDLKAQKEWAIDGSLEHYFGRAGSASLAGYYKKVTNWTYYSAEIVDDLAAYGLPGRSGTVAQQRNAGDGEFIGAEAAVQSFFDFLPGFWKNFGASLNVTRIIRARVEYPYPEDFPGAFDSVDTSKWTANAALYYDTPKFSTRVAFNYRSPYRLWVWTDNPEYSWYNDDTYRLDAAINYTPVKFMTFSLEGTNLLGNDVYRYFGQQNLLPLGVRTLARTVQGSVRFRF is encoded by the coding sequence ATGAAGTCACTTACGCTGCTCAGGATGTCGACCGCGCTGCCGGTCTTCGCGCTCGCCTCGATCTCGCCGATGGCATTGGCGCAAGTGGCCTCCGATTCATCAGACCAGACTGCTACGCTGCCGTCCGACCAGGAAGGGAACGCGTCGGACATCCTCGTGATCGGCGTCCGCGGCAGCGTCGAGGCGGCTTCGACCAAGAAGAAGAACGCCAAGCAGATCGTCGATTCCGTCGTCGCGGAAGACGCCGGCAAGTTGCCGGACAACAATGTACCCGAGGCGCTCTCACGCGTGACCGGCGTGCAGATCGATCGCGAGCGCGGGCAGGGGCAGAGCGTCACCATCCGCGGCCTCAGCCAGGTGCAGACGACGATCAACGGCAACAACACCAACCTGGGGACGGAGCGCTCGCTCAACCTCGCCGATATTCCCGCCGAGCTGCTGAAATCCGTCGAGGTCTACAAGACGCGCACGGCCGATCAGGTGGAAGGCGGCGTTGCCGGAACCGTCAATGTCGAGCTGCGGCGCCCGCTGGACCTCAAGAAGGGATGGACGATCGCGGGCAGCGCACGTGGCGCCTATGACGAATTCGCGAAAAAGGTCAGTCCCTACGGCAGCCTTCTTGTCGGAGACCGTTTCGAGACGGGGATCGGCGAACTGGGCTTTCTGGTCAACGGATCGTGGACCAAGACCTTCTACCGGGAAAACTACGTCGAGAGCGAATCGCCGGATACCGTCTGCTGCGAGGCGGATCCGAACAGTCCCCTATACAATCTTCCCGCCAACCTGCGGAACATCGTCATCCCCTATCGCACCCAATATGGGCTGGAGAGCGGGCATGTCACGCGCCCCTCGGTCAACGTCGTGCTCCAATGGAAACCTTCGGACAAACTGGAGTTCGTGCTGGAGGGCGGCTACCTCGGTTCGCGGGAAAAGCGTTCGATCGACAAGATGTGGACGCTCAATCGCGAATGGAACACGCAGTTCAGCGGCATCGAATTGATGCCCGACGGGCAGACGATCAGCAAGCTGACCATTGCCGATCCCAACGGTGTCCGGGCCTATATCGAAGGCACTTACAACTCGCTCGAATCCAACCTCTACACCACGAACTTCGAGGCGAACTGGAAGGGCGACCGGGCGCAGCTCCACTTCGGCGCGCAGTACAACTGGAGCAATGACAGCTATTATTTCGTCCAGCAGATCCTGCGCCCGCAGAATCTGGCCTCGGCGACGATCGACTTCGTCTCGAACAATTATTCGCGGCCGATCCCGTCGATCACCCTCAACGGCGTCGATCTCGACGATGTCTCGGTCTACGGCGTCGATCGCTTCCAGGACAATGCCGGCGACTCCAAGAACAAGGAGTTCGCGACCCAGGCCGACCTGACGCTGACGCTGAGCAATGACAGCTTCCTGCGTTCGCTGCAGGCCGGCGTGCGTTACAACCGGCGCAAGGTCGACCGCTACTACGGCTATCGCGACGGTTTTCCGCGCGTCAATGGCGTGGCTGCTCCGCTCACGGCTCTGCCGGGGGGCGATCAGGCGGCGATGATCGGTCCGGACCTCGACGGATCGCCGCAATGGTATCGCATTCCCGGCCCGGTGCTGCTCGCCAACATCACCGCGGTCCGCGAGTATATCCAGGTAACCGATCCGGGGAATGCGGAGCGTTTCGCGAGCGAACTGCCGCCGAGCGATCAGGGGCAGACGTTCCGGTCGACCGAAAACACTTTTGCCGCCTATGCGCAGCTCAACTACGGACTGGATGTCGGCTTCCCGATCGATGGCGTCATCGGTTTGCGCGCGGTCAATACCTGGGGCGTGTCGAACAGTTTCAACTATCGCATCTCCCCCGCCCCGGAAAATGCGCTGATCATCGAACAGGCGACCGGCCGCGGCAATTTCATGGATTATCTGCCCAGCGTCACGAGCACGCTGCACTTCGATTCCAAGACCCAGCTCCGCCTGTCCTACACCACCAATGTCTCGCGGCCGAGCTTCTACGATCTTCGTCCCTTCTATTTCGTCGATCCCAATGCCGCGAACCCGCGCGTCGATGCCGGCAATCCCGATCTGAAGGCGCAGAAGGAATGGGCGATCGACGGCAGCCTGGAACATTATTTCGGTCGCGCCGGGTCCGCGTCGCTGGCGGGATACTACAAGAAGGTCACCAACTGGACCTACTATAGCGCCGAAATCGTGGACGATCTTGCCGCCTATGGGCTACCCGGCCGCAGCGGCACCGTCGCCCAACAGCGTAACGCCGGCGATGGCGAGTTCATCGGCGCGGAGGCCGCGGTTCAGAGCTTCTTCGATTTCCTGCCGGGCTTCTGGAAGAACTTCGGCGCCAGCTTGAATGTGACTCGCATCATCCGCGCTCGCGTCGAATATCCCTATCCCGAGGATTTTCCGGGTGCGTTCGATTCTGTCGATACTTCGAAGTGGACGGCCAACGCGGCTCTTTATTATGATACGCCGAAGTTCAGCACGCGCGTCGCGTTCAATTATCGCTCCCCTTATCGCCTGTGGGTGTGGACCGACAATCCGGAATATTCCTGGTACAACGACGATACCTATCGGCTCGACGCGGCGATCAACTACACTCCCGTCAAGTTCATGACCTTTTCCCTCGAAGGGACGAACCTGCTCGGCAACGATGTCTATCGCTATTTCGGTCAGCAGAATCTGCTGCCGCTGGGTGTCCGTACCCTGGCGCGGACGGTGCAAGGCAGTGTCCGTT
- a CDS encoding family 43 glycosylhydrolase, with protein sequence MRNRLAPLLLAGMAAAGVAQEPRAIIAPGNPILADGDYYSTDPAPFVADGALWILAGRDEAPPDVNDFIMNEWQLLRTDDPASGKWLHYPAVARPEQVFAWAETGRAYAGQIVQGPDRRYYLYAPVLEKDSDAPDRFAIGVAVADNPAGPWRDAHPSGPIVSQRVPVRNDIQNIDPTVLIDDDGRVYLYWGTFGRLRGIELERDMITPKGPEQVIEGLTGFFEAPWIMKRKGVYYMLYAGNRAGPASDCTPALYHACIAYGTAPSPMGPWTYRGVVLKPVSSTTSHAGAVEYNGQWYLAYHTADAKDGGHFRRSVALDRMEWDDSVTPAAIRLVVPTPRPRPPLGVTRNIARAAFATASNDPVPVQFWIKALNDGITKAAPLPPDMWGSWTANNPRSQWIEYRWNRPVTIDGSRIWFWNDQPAGSGIGVAPPAHWHLEYWDRGWKPVPGAGAYGTTPGTFQTVTFPPLRTRCLRAVMTASSDGKTNAALAVQEWEVLAPAAREPMIREQGKQPPASCG encoded by the coding sequence ATGAGGAATAGGCTGGCGCCGCTTCTGCTCGCGGGGATGGCGGCCGCCGGCGTGGCGCAGGAACCGCGCGCGATCATCGCGCCGGGCAACCCGATCCTCGCCGACGGCGACTATTATTCGACCGATCCCGCGCCGTTCGTCGCGGACGGCGCGCTGTGGATTCTCGCCGGACGCGACGAGGCGCCGCCGGACGTCAACGACTTCATCATGAACGAATGGCAGCTGCTCAGGACCGACGACCCGGCGTCGGGCAAGTGGCTGCACTATCCCGCCGTCGCGCGGCCGGAGCAGGTGTTCGCCTGGGCGGAGACCGGCCGTGCCTATGCCGGGCAGATCGTGCAGGGGCCGGACCGGCGCTATTATCTCTACGCGCCGGTGCTGGAGAAGGACAGCGACGCGCCGGACCGTTTCGCGATCGGCGTCGCCGTCGCCGACAATCCGGCCGGGCCGTGGCGCGACGCGCACCCCTCCGGCCCGATCGTCTCGCAGCGCGTGCCGGTGCGCAACGACATCCAGAATATCGATCCCACCGTGCTGATCGACGACGATGGCCGGGTCTATCTCTACTGGGGCACCTTCGGTCGGCTGCGCGGCATCGAGCTCGAACGCGACATGATCACCCCCAAGGGCCCCGAGCAGGTCATCGAGGGCCTGACCGGTTTCTTCGAGGCGCCGTGGATCATGAAGCGCAAGGGCGTCTACTACATGCTCTACGCCGGCAACCGCGCGGGGCCGGCGTCCGACTGCACGCCGGCGCTCTATCACGCCTGCATCGCCTACGGCACCGCGCCGTCGCCGATGGGGCCGTGGACCTATCGCGGCGTCGTGCTGAAGCCGGTGTCCTCCACCACCTCCCATGCCGGGGCGGTGGAATACAATGGCCAGTGGTATCTCGCCTATCACACCGCCGATGCGAAGGACGGTGGCCATTTCCGGCGCAGCGTCGCGCTCGACCGGATGGAGTGGGACGACAGCGTGACGCCCGCCGCGATCCGCCTGGTGGTGCCCACGCCGCGCCCGCGGCCGCCGCTTGGCGTCACCCGCAACATCGCCCGCGCCGCCTTCGCGACCGCGTCCAACGATCCGGTGCCGGTGCAGTTCTGGATCAAGGCGCTGAACGACGGCATCACCAAGGCCGCGCCGCTGCCGCCCGACATGTGGGGCAGCTGGACCGCGAACAATCCCCGCAGCCAGTGGATCGAATATCGCTGGAACCGGCCGGTGACGATCGACGGGTCGCGCATCTGGTTCTGGAACGACCAGCCGGCGGGATCGGGGATCGGAGTGGCGCCGCCGGCGCACTGGCACCTCGAATATTGGGATCGCGGCTGGAAGCCGGTGCCGGGGGCCGGCGCTTATGGCACCACGCCGGGCACGTTCCAGACGGTGACCTTCCCTCCGCTCAGGACGCGCTGCCTGCGCGCGGTCATGACCGCTTCGAGCGACGGCAAGACCAACGCCGCCCTCGCGGTCCAGGAATGGGAAGTGCTGGCGCCCGCCGCTCGCGAGCCGATGATACGAGAGCAAGGGAAGCAGCCGCCCGCATCCTGCGGCTAG
- a CDS encoding DUF885 domain-containing protein, whose amino-acid sequence MTISGRWLLAGVAIAIWTAPAPAQKPAAQSADEAFKAIYTAEYDWRLKQSGPSEDGPKDKQPSLPDVGPEAQAARLARWEAVEKQLAGVDVNRLSPANRVNFAVYKAQIDALLAAQRYREYEKPLNADSSFWGELAEGARDTFRTEEDARRYIAMLREIPRYFDQQIANMRAGLKRGFTVPQVTLKGRDAGVALVANAKSAEESPFYAPFKMLPPTIPAATQAALRGEARDAITQAVVPAHAKLLAFLRTEYIPGARTTLAAYELPDGKAYYRSKIREFVTLDKSPEEIHRIGLAEMARIRGQMAEVMKQVDFKGDLPAFLTFLRTDPRFYAKTPQELLYRAAWIAKTFDGKASQFFGRLPRSRFAIRPVPDDIAPFYTGGRGGPGIYLVNTYNLPARPLYSQVALTLHESAPGHAMQMPLAAENKDLPAFRRDTYVSAYGEGWALYCEALGEDMGMYETPYDRFGMLSYQAWRASRLVVDTGIHAMGWTREQAQQYLHDNTALADHEIETEVDRYIAWPGQALSYYMGELAFLDARRKAEKALGPRFNIRAFHDAVLELGGVPLPVIDQRVDRLIADGGKGPYPDEE is encoded by the coding sequence GTGACGATATCGGGTCGCTGGCTGCTTGCCGGTGTAGCAATCGCAATCTGGACCGCCCCGGCGCCTGCCCAGAAACCGGCCGCGCAATCCGCCGACGAGGCGTTCAAGGCGATCTACACCGCCGAATATGACTGGCGCCTCAAGCAATCCGGGCCGAGCGAGGACGGCCCCAAGGACAAGCAACCGTCGCTCCCCGACGTCGGCCCGGAGGCGCAGGCCGCCCGACTCGCGCGCTGGGAGGCGGTGGAGAAGCAGCTCGCAGGGGTCGACGTGAACCGGCTGTCCCCGGCCAACCGCGTCAACTTCGCGGTCTACAAGGCACAGATCGACGCCCTGCTCGCCGCCCAGCGCTACCGCGAGTACGAGAAGCCGCTGAACGCCGACTCCAGCTTCTGGGGGGAACTGGCCGAAGGCGCACGCGACACCTTCCGCACCGAGGAGGACGCCCGGCGCTACATCGCGATGCTGCGCGAGATTCCCCGCTATTTCGACCAGCAGATCGCCAACATGCGCGCGGGCCTCAAGCGCGGCTTCACCGTGCCGCAGGTGACGCTGAAGGGCCGCGATGCCGGCGTCGCGCTGGTGGCGAATGCGAAGAGCGCGGAGGAATCTCCCTTCTACGCGCCGTTCAAGATGCTGCCGCCGACCATCCCCGCCGCGACCCAGGCAGCGCTGCGCGGCGAGGCGCGCGACGCGATCACCCAGGCGGTGGTGCCCGCCCATGCCAAGCTGCTGGCGTTCCTCAGGACAGAATATATCCCCGGCGCGCGCACGACACTCGCCGCCTACGAGCTGCCCGACGGCAAGGCCTATTACCGCTCGAAGATCCGTGAATTCGTGACGCTCGACAAGAGCCCGGAGGAGATCCATCGGATCGGCCTTGCCGAGATGGCGCGCATCCGCGGCCAGATGGCCGAGGTCATGAAGCAGGTCGACTTCAAGGGCGATTTGCCGGCGTTCCTCACCTTCCTGCGCACCGATCCGCGCTTCTATGCCAAGACGCCGCAGGAGCTGCTCTACCGTGCGGCGTGGATCGCCAAGACTTTCGACGGCAAGGCGTCGCAGTTCTTCGGCCGCCTGCCGCGCAGCCGCTTCGCGATCCGGCCGGTGCCCGACGACATCGCGCCCTTCTACACCGGCGGGCGCGGCGGGCCGGGCATCTACCTCGTCAACACCTACAACCTGCCGGCGCGGCCGCTCTATTCCCAGGTCGCGCTGACGCTGCACGAGAGCGCGCCGGGCCACGCGATGCAGATGCCGCTGGCCGCCGAGAACAAGGACCTGCCGGCCTTCCGCCGCGACACCTATGTGTCGGCCTATGGCGAGGGCTGGGCGCTCTATTGCGAGGCACTGGGCGAGGACATGGGCATGTACGAGACGCCCTACGACCGTTTCGGCATGCTGAGCTACCAGGCATGGCGGGCGTCGCGGCTGGTGGTGGACACCGGCATTCACGCGATGGGCTGGACGCGCGAGCAGGCGCAGCAATATCTCCACGACAATACCGCGCTCGCCGACCACGAGATCGAGACCGAGGTCGACCGCTACATCGCCTGGCCGGGGCAGGCGCTCTCCTATTACATGGGCGAGCTCGCCTTCCTCGACGCGCGCCGGAAGGCGGAGAAGGCGCTGGGGCCCAGGTTCAACATCCGCGCCTTCCACGATGCCGTGCTCGAGCTGGGCGGGGTGCCGCTGCCGGTGATCGACCAGCGCGTCGACCGGCTGATCGCCGACGGCGGAAAGGGCCCCTATCCCGATGAGGAATAG
- a CDS encoding Ldh family oxidoreductase — MSRDGDVTLTLGEAEALARSVLERQGLAPDHAAAVARTMAAGERDGCASHGLYRLLVAANSIAKGVVVPDAVPVLSEPAVALVRVDGGGGFAQLPFEQGKPLLVEKARRFGIAALALNNVVHFAALWPEVEALAGEGLAALAFTPSHAWVAPEGGTKPVFGTNPIAFGWPRPGKPPFVFDFATSAVARGEIELHRRAGKPIPPDWGYDDAGNPSTDPVAVLNGAMRTFGGHKGSALAAMVELIAGPLIGDMTSAESIAADQGRMGSPIGGELVIAIDPSGFLGAGLEDHLRRAEAMFEAIEGQGARLPSARRYAARVRSETEGVRIPAQLHRDISALLKA; from the coding sequence GTGAGCAGAGACGGCGATGTCACGCTGACGCTCGGCGAGGCGGAGGCGCTGGCGCGATCGGTGCTGGAGCGGCAGGGCCTTGCACCCGACCATGCCGCCGCCGTCGCGCGCACCATGGCCGCGGGCGAGCGCGACGGCTGCGCGTCGCACGGGCTCTACCGCCTGCTGGTTGCGGCCAACTCGATCGCGAAGGGTGTTGTCGTGCCGGATGCGGTCCCGGTGCTGTCGGAGCCAGCCGTGGCGCTGGTCCGCGTCGACGGCGGCGGCGGCTTCGCCCAGCTGCCGTTCGAGCAGGGCAAGCCGCTACTGGTCGAGAAGGCGCGGCGGTTCGGCATCGCCGCGCTGGCGCTCAACAACGTCGTCCATTTCGCCGCGTTGTGGCCGGAGGTCGAGGCGCTGGCGGGGGAGGGCCTCGCCGCGCTCGCCTTCACCCCCAGCCACGCCTGGGTCGCGCCGGAGGGCGGGACGAAACCGGTGTTCGGCACCAATCCGATCGCCTTCGGCTGGCCGCGGCCGGGCAAGCCGCCGTTCGTGTTCGACTTCGCCACCAGCGCGGTCGCGCGCGGCGAGATCGAGCTCCATCGCCGCGCCGGCAAGCCGATCCCGCCCGACTGGGGCTACGATGACGCCGGCAATCCGTCGACCGATCCCGTCGCGGTGCTGAACGGGGCGATGCGGACCTTCGGCGGGCACAAGGGATCGGCGCTGGCGGCGATGGTCGAGCTGATCGCCGGGCCGCTGATCGGCGACATGACCAGCGCGGAATCGATCGCTGCCGACCAGGGGCGCATGGGATCGCCGATCGGCGGCGAGCTGGTGATCGCGATCGATCCCTCGGGTTTCCTGGGCGCGGGCCTGGAGGACCACCTGCGCCGCGCCGAGGCGATGTTCGAGGCGATCGAGGGACAGGGCGCGCGCCTGCCGTCCGCGCGCCGCTATGCCGCGCGGGTCCGGTCGGAGACGGAGGGCGTGCGGATTCCGGCGCAGCTCCATCGCGACATATCGGCGTTGCTGAAGGCTTAG
- a CDS encoding glycoside hydrolase family 127 protein yields the protein MKASRREWMAGVAALAVCNVSTSAMAALAPGIPPRAKPLPLTDVRLRPSDYATAVEVNTAYLHSLSPDRLLHNFRKYAGLEPKAPIYGGWESDTIAGHTLGHYMTALVLAWQQTGDAECRRRADYIVDELALCQAKRSDGYVGALGRKTKDGKIVDGEEIFPEVMRGEIKSGGFDLNGSWSPLYTVHKIFAGLLDVHGAWGNAKALEVVTGLGSYFETVFAALDDAQMQQLLGCEYGGLNESYAELYARTGDPRWLKVAERLYDRKVLDPLAAGEDKLANFHANTQVPKLIGLARIHELTGNEAPARAARFFWERVTQHHSYVIGGNADREYFFEPDSTALHLTEQTCEHCNTYNMLKLTRHLYSWQPDGALFDYYERAHLNHVMSAQNPANAGFTYMTPLMSGAARGYSQPDEDAFWCCVGSGMESHAKHGDSIFWDGGDTLFVNLYIPADAEWKAKGVALSLETEYPFEPDVRLTLNAVRQGRFALALRIPGWAGGRATIAVNGESVPATPANGYAVITRRWKKGDVVTLRLPLELRLESAPGADDTVAVLCGPLVMAADLGPIEKDWTGVEPAMVGENPLAAFTPIVSSRPRYRTRGIIRPEDLAFVPFYSQYERRSAVYFKRFSEAAWKTEEAAFLAEQARQKDIAARSVDIMHLGEMQPERDHGLTSEISYPVSYRGRNGRDARSGGYFEFAMKVKPGPLLLQATYWGGERQRSFDILVDGVKLATQALANDRPGKFFDVEYPIPEALTKGKSSVRVKFVPHDRSSAGPVFGVRLFTAKPGSAV from the coding sequence ATGAAAGCCAGTCGCCGCGAATGGATGGCGGGCGTTGCCGCGCTGGCTGTCTGCAACGTCTCCACGTCCGCCATGGCAGCGCTGGCGCCAGGGATTCCGCCGCGCGCGAAGCCGCTGCCGCTGACCGACGTGCGCCTGCGCCCCTCGGACTATGCGACCGCGGTCGAGGTCAACACCGCCTATCTCCATTCGCTGAGCCCCGACCGGCTGCTGCACAATTTCCGCAAATATGCGGGGCTGGAGCCCAAGGCGCCGATCTACGGCGGCTGGGAGTCCGACACGATCGCCGGGCACACGCTCGGCCATTACATGACCGCGCTGGTGCTCGCCTGGCAGCAGACCGGCGACGCCGAATGCCGCCGCCGCGCCGACTATATCGTCGACGAGCTGGCGCTGTGCCAGGCGAAGCGCAGCGACGGCTATGTCGGCGCGCTGGGCCGCAAGACCAAGGACGGCAAGATCGTCGACGGCGAGGAAATCTTCCCCGAGGTGATGCGCGGCGAGATCAAGTCGGGCGGCTTCGACCTCAACGGCTCCTGGTCGCCGCTCTATACGGTCCACAAGATCTTCGCCGGCCTCCTCGACGTCCACGGCGCCTGGGGCAATGCCAAGGCGCTGGAGGTAGTGACCGGCCTCGGCAGCTATTTCGAGACAGTGTTCGCCGCACTCGACGATGCGCAGATGCAGCAGCTGCTCGGCTGCGAATACGGCGGTCTCAACGAAAGCTATGCGGAGCTTTACGCCCGCACCGGCGACCCGCGCTGGCTGAAGGTCGCCGAGCGCCTCTATGACCGCAAGGTGCTCGATCCGCTGGCCGCCGGCGAGGACAAGCTCGCCAACTTCCACGCCAACACGCAGGTCCCCAAACTGATCGGCCTGGCGCGCATCCACGAACTGACCGGTAACGAAGCGCCCGCGCGCGCCGCGCGCTTCTTCTGGGAGCGGGTGACGCAGCATCACAGCTACGTGATCGGCGGCAACGCCGACCGCGAATATTTCTTCGAGCCGGACTCAACCGCGCTGCACCTGACCGAGCAGACCTGCGAGCATTGCAACACCTACAACATGCTCAAGCTGACGCGGCACCTCTATTCGTGGCAGCCCGACGGCGCGCTGTTCGACTATTACGAGCGCGCGCATCTCAACCATGTGATGTCGGCGCAGAACCCGGCCAACGCCGGCTTCACCTACATGACCCCGCTGATGAGCGGCGCGGCACGCGGCTATTCGCAGCCCGACGAGGACGCTTTCTGGTGCTGCGTCGGATCGGGGATGGAAAGCCATGCCAAGCACGGCGATTCGATCTTCTGGGACGGCGGCGACACGCTGTTCGTGAACCTCTACATCCCCGCCGACGCCGAGTGGAAGGCCAAAGGCGTCGCGCTGTCGCTGGAGACCGAATATCCGTTCGAGCCCGACGTCCGCCTGACGCTGAACGCGGTGCGTCAGGGACGGTTCGCGCTGGCGCTGCGCATCCCCGGCTGGGCCGGCGGCCGCGCGACGATCGCCGTCAACGGGGAGAGCGTCCCCGCCACCCCGGCGAACGGCTATGCCGTCATCACGCGTCGCTGGAAGAAGGGGGATGTGGTGACGCTCCGCCTGCCGCTCGAGCTGCGCCTCGAATCCGCGCCGGGCGCCGACGACACCGTGGCGGTGCTGTGCGGGCCGCTGGTGATGGCGGCCGATCTCGGCCCCATCGAGAAGGACTGGACCGGCGTCGAGCCGGCGATGGTGGGCGAGAACCCGCTCGCCGCCTTCACCCCGATCGTGTCGAGTCGACCGCGCTACCGGACGCGGGGCATCATCCGGCCGGAGGACCTCGCCTTCGTGCCGTTCTACAGCCAGTACGAGCGGCGCAGCGCGGTCTACTTCAAGCGCTTCTCCGAAGCGGCATGGAAGACCGAGGAGGCGGCTTTCCTGGCCGAGCAGGCGCGGCAGAAGGACATCGCCGCCCGATCGGTGGATATCATGCACCTCGGCGAGATGCAGCCCGAGCGCGACCATGGGCTGACGTCGGAGATCTCCTATCCGGTCTCCTACCGCGGGCGGAACGGCCGCGATGCCCGCTCCGGCGGCTATTTCGAGTTCGCCATGAAAGTGAAGCCGGGCCCGCTGCTCCTCCAGGCGACCTATTGGGGCGGCGAGCGCCAGCGCAGCTTCGACATCCTGGTCGACGGCGTGAAGCTCGCCACCCAGGCGCTGGCCAACGACCGGCCCGGCAAGTTCTTCGACGTCGAATATCCGATCCCCGAAGCGCTGACCAAGGGCAAGAGCAGCGTCCGCGTGAAGTTCGTGCCGCACGATCGCAGCTCGGCCGGCCCGGTGTTCGGCGTCCGCCTGTTCACCGCCAAGCCGGGGTCGGCGGTGTGA